One Spinacia oleracea cultivar Varoflay chromosome 4, BTI_SOV_V1, whole genome shotgun sequence DNA segment encodes these proteins:
- the LOC110787867 gene encoding FBD-associated F-box protein At4g10400-like, with protein MDLKVRNISGSVDMLSSLPDELLIRILCLIPTEDVVTICMLSKRMMRILPWITTLDFNDSSLSYILSVIKRFSSPFKFKTFVFGVLNAYKFPYLTRFRLRLGVTWDTQCFSDCIHQWGGCCPHLKSTEIISLISFPLSRFGLKEIDLHIQVWKPGNTLLPSEIFTCETLQVLKLDVNLGVNQLSTIRLPNLKLLHLRVCSISEDGFITRLVSSSPLLEELTVEVMYKYDRSTTISLPVLRRLRLKVERWEMAGTSILVINTPKLEYLDYTDNFALYSISNINSLVKANIKIINDFPKPELAFRQQMPNLVHPLSNAHHLSLHGSCTTEMNIVALNTVFPSLKYLELDCSYFISWERVLLPFLKCSPVLETLVLSNGIPNNSWYPEPERVEAIIPDCCRSYLKKFVTKNYAESEWEAEFIKFILKNALVLEELVVYRRCLQRSWLKVEDHKMKMESTLSNLPRASATCSIQVQCLHKNHLWLLKKKKKTCILPRK; from the exons atgGATTTGAAAGTGCGAAATATAAGCGGTAGTGTAGATATGTTGAGCAGTTTACCGGATGAATTGTTGATTCGGATACTTTGTTTAATTCCTACAGAAGATGTTGTTACAATATGCATGTTGTCAAAGAGAATGATGCGTATTTTACCTTGGATTACGACCCTAGATTTCAATGATTCATCTTTGTCTTATATTTTGAGTGTAATCAAACGTTTTTCatcacctttcaagttcaagactTTTGTGTTTGGTGTTCTCAATGCATACAAATTTCCTTACCTTACCAGGTTTCGACTCCGATTGGGCgtcacgtgggacacccaatgCTTTAGTGATTGCATACATCAATGGGGAGGTTGTTGTCCTCACTTGAAATCGACGGAAATTATTTCGTTGATCTCTTTTCCGTTATCCCGTTTTGGACTCAAGGAGATTGACCTCCATATTCAAGTGTGGAAACCAGGAAACACTCTGCTCCCCTCGGAAATATTCACTTGTGAAACGTTACAG GTATTGAAGCTTGATGTGAACCTTGGTGTCAATCAACTTTCCACAATTCGTCTTCCAAACTTGAAACTACTACACTTGCGCGTATGTTCAATATCCGAGGATGGTTTCATAACAAGACTAGTTTCAAGCAGCCCTTTACTCGAAGAACTAACAGTGGAAGTGATGTACAAGTATGATCGTTCCACAACTATCTCTTTGCCGGTTCTTCGGAGATTACGTTTAAAAGTGGAAAGATGGGAAATGGCCGGTACTTCAATATTGGTTATCAATACTCCTAAATTGGAGTATCTTGACTACACTGATAATTTTGCGTTATACTCTATTTCAAACATCAACTCTCTTGTAAAAGCTAACATCAAAATCATAAATGACTTTCCAAAACCTGAACTTGCTTTCCGCCAGCAAATGCCGAACCTCGTTCATCCCTTGTCTAATGCTCACCATTTATCTTTGCACGGCTCGTGCACCACG GAAATGAACATAGTTGCGTTAAATACCGTGTTTCCCAGTCTGAAGTATCTAGAGTTGGATTGCTCGTATTTTATTTCTTGGGAAAGGGTGTTGTTGCCCTTCCTTAAGTGTTCGCCAGTCTTAGAAACACTTGTTTTATCAAAC GGAATCCCAAATAATAGTTGGTATCCGGAACCAGAGAGAGTTGAAGCAATTATTCCCGATTGTTGTCGATCTTATCTCAAAAAGTTTGTGACAAAGAATTATGCTGAGAGCGAGTGGGAAGCAGAATTTATCAAATTTATCCTGAAAAATGCATTAGTTTTGGAAGAATTAGTCGTATACCGACGTTGTCTTCAGAGATCTTGGCTAAAAGTTGAAGATCATAAGATGAAGATGGAGAGTACATTGAGCAACTTACCAAGGGCTTCAGCTACCTgttcaattcaagttcaatgtcTACACAAAAATCACCTCTGGCtactgaaaaagaaaaaaaagacatGCATTTTACcacgaaaatga